Proteins encoded within one genomic window of Bombus terrestris chromosome 11, iyBomTerr1.2, whole genome shotgun sequence:
- the LOC100648872 gene encoding integral membrane protein GPR155 isoform X1, translating into MSVLEVTQISTMRVEPIDNLYLALIQCFAIILCGYIAGRFDVITKIEGNGLNTFVGKFALPSLIFMSLAKLDFSLVNWKFLLAVLIAKSCVFLVVLGISLVIKRPSNPGCAALFAIFTTQSNDFAIGYPMIQALYEQTHPEYAAYLYLMAPISLAILNPIGFVLLEIGKRSGENHRSYRDMVCSIVKGIALNPVLVMTVLGILGNLVFGHLVPAILATVLDVFGNAFSASALLLLGLMMVGKVHKLKGTALVIPGILISVKLLVLPLVIRESIILLNAGENATDTQDLSTYGFLYGTIPTAPALFIFTLRYNIEIDLIASAMVACTFLSAPLMFVSAKLIDAVSTGVSPKNYAYQLNIFSFDVSIASITVCTWLIICLIGLRRKKYKCVTHKCTLCIVIAQLITAIGVIIWTKLEPDNTGSILWYIQFILITVGVYASRMWTVAIAATLLYLSSRSLDFVCNIQRWFYPIGWGIPLLIAIIMCSTMSPRESELEFRNPNFQLGTVQAAISTSILTFCFIVTMGCLVLQQSYQRRNISASYSNLTNNIENSNNDTNNDERRVVDVEDLISSNSHLPIIGCEYTHGCPNGTCSSNNNEIDDCELYIDIENERNDPQFLRHLVFVILLLCSMFIGLSISIGTLLMEQLTGIYAELAFLDVALNFGQSLIVFAIFGLDTGLGKLGCWLQKMCRKWRTEKELQLPPEDTLSPEVRAIRDQFNRCHLAECRARIAICRRRLLKIYKGVFTGTDLVNWLLEANVAQTREEAVQYGRSLLESRVLQHIDGTYHFCDQNLLYTFNG; encoded by the exons ATGTCTGTATTGGAAGTGACTCAGATTTCAACAATGAGAGTTGAACCAATAGATAATTTATATCTTGCTCTGATACAGTGTTTTGCTATTATATTATGCGG ATATATTGCAGGAAGATTTGATGTTATCACTAAAATAGAAGGAAATGGGCTAAATACTTTTGTAGGAAAGTTTGCTCTACCTTCTTTAATTTTCATGTCATTGGCAAAGCTTGATTTTAGTCTAGTAAACTGGAAATTCCTTCTTGCTGTATTGATAGCTAAAAGTTGTGTATTTCTTGTTGTTCTTGGTATATCTCTTGTTATTAAAAGACCATCAAATCCAGGTTGTGCTGCACTTTTTGCAATATTTACCACGCAGAGTAATGATTTTGCTATTGGATATCCTATGa ttcAAGCACTGTATGAACAAACACATCCTGAATATGCTGCTTATTTATACTTAATGGCACCTATATCATTGGCTATTTTAAATCCAATTGGTTTTGTATTATTAGAAATTGGTAAACGTTCTGGTGAAAATCATAGAAGTTATAGAGACATGGTTTGTTCTATTGTAAAAGGAATTGCACTAAATCCAGTACTTGTTATGACTGTTCTTGGTATTCTTGGTAATCTTGTCTTCGGTCATTTAGTACCTGCTATATTAGCAACTGTGCTTGATGTATTTGGTAATGCTTTTTCTGCAAGTGCTCTTTTATTGTTGGGATTAATGATGGTTGGAAAAGTACACAAATTGAAGGGCACAGCTCTTGTAATACCAGGTATATTGATATCAGTAAAATTGCTGGTACTTCCTTTGGTCATAAGAGAATCTATTATTCTCTTAAATGCTGGCGAGAATGCTACAGATACTCAAGATCTAAGTACTTATGGATTTCTGTATGGAACTATTCCTACAGCACCAGCCTTATTTATTTTCACTCTTcgatataatattgaaattgatTTGATTGCATCAGCAATGGTTGCTTGTACTTTTTTATCTGCTCCACTAATGTTTGTATCAGCAAAATTAATCGATGCTGTTTCTACTGGAGTTAGTCCGAAAAATTATGCATACCAACtgaatatattttctttcgatGTAAGCATTGCTTCAATAACAGTTTGTACATGGTTAATTATTTGTCTAATTGgattaagaagaaaaaaatataaatgcgtCACTCATAAAtgtacactttgtatagtaattgcACAG CTAATTACAGCTATAGGTGTTATAATATGGACCAAACTTGAACCTGATAATACTGGTTCAATTTTATG GTATATCcagtttattttaattactgtGGGAGTATATGCAAGTCGTATGTGGACTGTAGCAATAGCTGCAACCTTATTATACTTAAGTTCCCGTTCTCTGGATTTTGTTTGCAATATTCAAAGATGGTTTTACCCTATTGGATGGGG AATTCCACTTTTAATAGCAATTATAATGTGCAGTACTATGTCTCCAAGGGAGTCTGAACTTGAATTCAGAAATCCAAATTTTCAACTTGGTACAGTTCAAGCTGCAATTTCTACTTCTATATTAACATTCTGTTTTATTG TAACAATGGGCTGTTTAGTCTTACAGCAGAGCTACCAGCGTCGTAACATTTCAGCATCTTATTCTAATTTAACGAATAATATCGAAAATTCCAATAATGACACTAATAATGACGAAAGACGCGTAGTAGATGTTGAAGATctgatttcttcaaattctcatCTTCCAAT CATCGGCTGTGAATATACACATGGTTGTCCAAATGGTACATGTAGCAGCAACAATAACGAAATTGATGATTGCGAATTATATATAGACATTGAGAATGAAAGAAACGATCCTCAGTTTTTACGACATCttgtatttgttattttacttCTATGTTCCATGTTCATT GGTTTATCCATATCAATCGGAACATTATTAATGGAACAGTTGACTGGAATTTACGCAGAATTAGCATTTTTGGATGTTGCCTTAAATTTTGGCCAGTCATTAATCGTATTTGCTATTTTTGGATTAGATACTGGTCTTGGTAAATTAGGATGTTGGCTGCAGAAAATGTGTCGTAAATGGCGCACTG AGAAAGAACTGCAGCTTCCCCCTGAAGATACATTAAGTCCCGAAGTGAGAGCTATTAGGGATCAGTTTAATCGTTGCCATTTGGCTGAATGTCGTGCTCGTATAGCTATATGTCGTAGACGCTTATTAAAGATATACAAAGGTGTTTTTACTGGAACTGATTTAGTTAATTGGTTGCTTGAAGCAAATGTTGCACAAACTAGAGAAGAAGCTGTTCAATACGGTCGTAGTTTATTAGAAAGTAGGGTTTTGCAGCATATCGACGGCACTTATCATTTTTGTGATCAAAACTTACTTTATACTTTTAATGGTTAA
- the LOC100648872 gene encoding integral membrane protein GPR155 isoform X3, whose amino-acid sequence MSVLEVTQISTMRVEPIDNLYLALIQCFAIILCGYIAGRFDVITKIEGNGLNTFVGKFALPSLIFMSLAKLDFSLVNWKFLLAVLIAKSCVFLVVLGISLVIKRPSNPGCAALFAIFTTQSNDFAIGYPMIQALYEQTHPEYAAYLYLMAPISLAILNPIGFVLLEIGKRSGENHRSYRDMVCSIVKGIALNPVLVMTVLGILGNLVFGHLVPAILATVLDVFGNAFSASALLLLGLMMVGKVHKLKGTALVIPGILISVKLLVLPLVIRESIILLNAGENATDTQDLSTYGFLYGTIPTAPALFIFTLRYNIEIDLIASAMVACTFLSAPLMFVSAKLIDAVSTGVSPKNYAYQLNIFSFDVSIASITVCTWLIICLIGLRRKKYKCVTHKCTLCIVIAQLITAIGVIIWTKLEPDNTGSILWYIQFILITVGVYASRMWTVAIAATLLYLSSRSLDFVCNIQRWFYPIGWGIPLLIAIIMCSTMSPRESELEFRNPNFQLGTVQAAISTSILTFCFIVTMGCLVLQQSYQRRNISASYSNLTNNIENSNNDTNNDERRVVDVEDLISSNSHLPIIGCEYTHGCPNGTCSSNNNEIDDCELYIDIENERNDPQFLRHLVFVILLLCSMFIGLSISIGTLLMEQLTGIYAELAFLDVALNFGQSLIVFAIFGLDTGLGKLGCWLQKMCRKWRTGIAIFLYSFYCIFIFKKFHNSNADYILHL is encoded by the exons ATGTCTGTATTGGAAGTGACTCAGATTTCAACAATGAGAGTTGAACCAATAGATAATTTATATCTTGCTCTGATACAGTGTTTTGCTATTATATTATGCGG ATATATTGCAGGAAGATTTGATGTTATCACTAAAATAGAAGGAAATGGGCTAAATACTTTTGTAGGAAAGTTTGCTCTACCTTCTTTAATTTTCATGTCATTGGCAAAGCTTGATTTTAGTCTAGTAAACTGGAAATTCCTTCTTGCTGTATTGATAGCTAAAAGTTGTGTATTTCTTGTTGTTCTTGGTATATCTCTTGTTATTAAAAGACCATCAAATCCAGGTTGTGCTGCACTTTTTGCAATATTTACCACGCAGAGTAATGATTTTGCTATTGGATATCCTATGa ttcAAGCACTGTATGAACAAACACATCCTGAATATGCTGCTTATTTATACTTAATGGCACCTATATCATTGGCTATTTTAAATCCAATTGGTTTTGTATTATTAGAAATTGGTAAACGTTCTGGTGAAAATCATAGAAGTTATAGAGACATGGTTTGTTCTATTGTAAAAGGAATTGCACTAAATCCAGTACTTGTTATGACTGTTCTTGGTATTCTTGGTAATCTTGTCTTCGGTCATTTAGTACCTGCTATATTAGCAACTGTGCTTGATGTATTTGGTAATGCTTTTTCTGCAAGTGCTCTTTTATTGTTGGGATTAATGATGGTTGGAAAAGTACACAAATTGAAGGGCACAGCTCTTGTAATACCAGGTATATTGATATCAGTAAAATTGCTGGTACTTCCTTTGGTCATAAGAGAATCTATTATTCTCTTAAATGCTGGCGAGAATGCTACAGATACTCAAGATCTAAGTACTTATGGATTTCTGTATGGAACTATTCCTACAGCACCAGCCTTATTTATTTTCACTCTTcgatataatattgaaattgatTTGATTGCATCAGCAATGGTTGCTTGTACTTTTTTATCTGCTCCACTAATGTTTGTATCAGCAAAATTAATCGATGCTGTTTCTACTGGAGTTAGTCCGAAAAATTATGCATACCAACtgaatatattttctttcgatGTAAGCATTGCTTCAATAACAGTTTGTACATGGTTAATTATTTGTCTAATTGgattaagaagaaaaaaatataaatgcgtCACTCATAAAtgtacactttgtatagtaattgcACAG CTAATTACAGCTATAGGTGTTATAATATGGACCAAACTTGAACCTGATAATACTGGTTCAATTTTATG GTATATCcagtttattttaattactgtGGGAGTATATGCAAGTCGTATGTGGACTGTAGCAATAGCTGCAACCTTATTATACTTAAGTTCCCGTTCTCTGGATTTTGTTTGCAATATTCAAAGATGGTTTTACCCTATTGGATGGGG AATTCCACTTTTAATAGCAATTATAATGTGCAGTACTATGTCTCCAAGGGAGTCTGAACTTGAATTCAGAAATCCAAATTTTCAACTTGGTACAGTTCAAGCTGCAATTTCTACTTCTATATTAACATTCTGTTTTATTG TAACAATGGGCTGTTTAGTCTTACAGCAGAGCTACCAGCGTCGTAACATTTCAGCATCTTATTCTAATTTAACGAATAATATCGAAAATTCCAATAATGACACTAATAATGACGAAAGACGCGTAGTAGATGTTGAAGATctgatttcttcaaattctcatCTTCCAAT CATCGGCTGTGAATATACACATGGTTGTCCAAATGGTACATGTAGCAGCAACAATAACGAAATTGATGATTGCGAATTATATATAGACATTGAGAATGAAAGAAACGATCCTCAGTTTTTACGACATCttgtatttgttattttacttCTATGTTCCATGTTCATT GGTTTATCCATATCAATCGGAACATTATTAATGGAACAGTTGACTGGAATTTACGCAGAATTAGCATTTTTGGATGTTGCCTTAAATTTTGGCCAGTCATTAATCGTATTTGCTATTTTTGGATTAGATACTGGTCTTGGTAAATTAGGATGTTGGCTGCAGAAAATGTGTCGTAAATGGCGCACTGGTATTGCTATATTCttatattcattttattgtatttttatatttaaaaagtttcaTAATTCAAATGCAGACTATATTTTGCATTTATAG
- the LOC100648872 gene encoding integral membrane protein GPR155 isoform X2: MRVNFLYIAGRFDVITKIEGNGLNTFVGKFALPSLIFMSLAKLDFSLVNWKFLLAVLIAKSCVFLVVLGISLVIKRPSNPGCAALFAIFTTQSNDFAIGYPMIQALYEQTHPEYAAYLYLMAPISLAILNPIGFVLLEIGKRSGENHRSYRDMVCSIVKGIALNPVLVMTVLGILGNLVFGHLVPAILATVLDVFGNAFSASALLLLGLMMVGKVHKLKGTALVIPGILISVKLLVLPLVIRESIILLNAGENATDTQDLSTYGFLYGTIPTAPALFIFTLRYNIEIDLIASAMVACTFLSAPLMFVSAKLIDAVSTGVSPKNYAYQLNIFSFDVSIASITVCTWLIICLIGLRRKKYKCVTHKCTLCIVIAQLITAIGVIIWTKLEPDNTGSILWYIQFILITVGVYASRMWTVAIAATLLYLSSRSLDFVCNIQRWFYPIGWGIPLLIAIIMCSTMSPRESELEFRNPNFQLGTVQAAISTSILTFCFIVTMGCLVLQQSYQRRNISASYSNLTNNIENSNNDTNNDERRVVDVEDLISSNSHLPIIGCEYTHGCPNGTCSSNNNEIDDCELYIDIENERNDPQFLRHLVFVILLLCSMFIGLSISIGTLLMEQLTGIYAELAFLDVALNFGQSLIVFAIFGLDTGLGKLGCWLQKMCRKWRTEKELQLPPEDTLSPEVRAIRDQFNRCHLAECRARIAICRRRLLKIYKGVFTGTDLVNWLLEANVAQTREEAVQYGRSLLESRVLQHIDGTYHFCDQNLLYTFNG, from the exons ATGCGGGTGAATTTTTT ATATATTGCAGGAAGATTTGATGTTATCACTAAAATAGAAGGAAATGGGCTAAATACTTTTGTAGGAAAGTTTGCTCTACCTTCTTTAATTTTCATGTCATTGGCAAAGCTTGATTTTAGTCTAGTAAACTGGAAATTCCTTCTTGCTGTATTGATAGCTAAAAGTTGTGTATTTCTTGTTGTTCTTGGTATATCTCTTGTTATTAAAAGACCATCAAATCCAGGTTGTGCTGCACTTTTTGCAATATTTACCACGCAGAGTAATGATTTTGCTATTGGATATCCTATGa ttcAAGCACTGTATGAACAAACACATCCTGAATATGCTGCTTATTTATACTTAATGGCACCTATATCATTGGCTATTTTAAATCCAATTGGTTTTGTATTATTAGAAATTGGTAAACGTTCTGGTGAAAATCATAGAAGTTATAGAGACATGGTTTGTTCTATTGTAAAAGGAATTGCACTAAATCCAGTACTTGTTATGACTGTTCTTGGTATTCTTGGTAATCTTGTCTTCGGTCATTTAGTACCTGCTATATTAGCAACTGTGCTTGATGTATTTGGTAATGCTTTTTCTGCAAGTGCTCTTTTATTGTTGGGATTAATGATGGTTGGAAAAGTACACAAATTGAAGGGCACAGCTCTTGTAATACCAGGTATATTGATATCAGTAAAATTGCTGGTACTTCCTTTGGTCATAAGAGAATCTATTATTCTCTTAAATGCTGGCGAGAATGCTACAGATACTCAAGATCTAAGTACTTATGGATTTCTGTATGGAACTATTCCTACAGCACCAGCCTTATTTATTTTCACTCTTcgatataatattgaaattgatTTGATTGCATCAGCAATGGTTGCTTGTACTTTTTTATCTGCTCCACTAATGTTTGTATCAGCAAAATTAATCGATGCTGTTTCTACTGGAGTTAGTCCGAAAAATTATGCATACCAACtgaatatattttctttcgatGTAAGCATTGCTTCAATAACAGTTTGTACATGGTTAATTATTTGTCTAATTGgattaagaagaaaaaaatataaatgcgtCACTCATAAAtgtacactttgtatagtaattgcACAG CTAATTACAGCTATAGGTGTTATAATATGGACCAAACTTGAACCTGATAATACTGGTTCAATTTTATG GTATATCcagtttattttaattactgtGGGAGTATATGCAAGTCGTATGTGGACTGTAGCAATAGCTGCAACCTTATTATACTTAAGTTCCCGTTCTCTGGATTTTGTTTGCAATATTCAAAGATGGTTTTACCCTATTGGATGGGG AATTCCACTTTTAATAGCAATTATAATGTGCAGTACTATGTCTCCAAGGGAGTCTGAACTTGAATTCAGAAATCCAAATTTTCAACTTGGTACAGTTCAAGCTGCAATTTCTACTTCTATATTAACATTCTGTTTTATTG TAACAATGGGCTGTTTAGTCTTACAGCAGAGCTACCAGCGTCGTAACATTTCAGCATCTTATTCTAATTTAACGAATAATATCGAAAATTCCAATAATGACACTAATAATGACGAAAGACGCGTAGTAGATGTTGAAGATctgatttcttcaaattctcatCTTCCAAT CATCGGCTGTGAATATACACATGGTTGTCCAAATGGTACATGTAGCAGCAACAATAACGAAATTGATGATTGCGAATTATATATAGACATTGAGAATGAAAGAAACGATCCTCAGTTTTTACGACATCttgtatttgttattttacttCTATGTTCCATGTTCATT GGTTTATCCATATCAATCGGAACATTATTAATGGAACAGTTGACTGGAATTTACGCAGAATTAGCATTTTTGGATGTTGCCTTAAATTTTGGCCAGTCATTAATCGTATTTGCTATTTTTGGATTAGATACTGGTCTTGGTAAATTAGGATGTTGGCTGCAGAAAATGTGTCGTAAATGGCGCACTG AGAAAGAACTGCAGCTTCCCCCTGAAGATACATTAAGTCCCGAAGTGAGAGCTATTAGGGATCAGTTTAATCGTTGCCATTTGGCTGAATGTCGTGCTCGTATAGCTATATGTCGTAGACGCTTATTAAAGATATACAAAGGTGTTTTTACTGGAACTGATTTAGTTAATTGGTTGCTTGAAGCAAATGTTGCACAAACTAGAGAAGAAGCTGTTCAATACGGTCGTAGTTTATTAGAAAGTAGGGTTTTGCAGCATATCGACGGCACTTATCATTTTTGTGATCAAAACTTACTTTATACTTTTAATGGTTAA